The Bacteroidota bacterium DNA window CCTTAATTTCGACTTTGAATTTCCTAATTAATGCACTTGAATCAGTGGGTTGGATGTGATTAGCGTCTGGTTAGACGTGTATTTAGAGCTTTTGTGTTTTGTTTTTAGTTAAATCGATAAACTCGGCTTCTGTAGTGCTTTTTAGGCTAAGAATAGCGTTGATTTGATCGTAAAGCCGTTGCTGTTTGAGTGGTTTTGGCAGTACGCCGGACAATACAGCGTCGGTTACTCTGCTGCCAATCATAGGCATCAGCACAATGGGCAGGTCTTTGTTACTCTGACGCATTTGATGTGCCAGGGTCAATCCGTCTAGTACGGGCATATCCAGGTCGATAAGTGCGAGGTCACAGACATGTCCGGCTGCATACCATCGCATGGCTTCGGGGCCGTTTGCAAAAACCGTGGTCTGCATGCCCCAATTCTTTAGCTGATGATTGAGAAAGCGTCTTACGTTGACATTGTCATCAACAACGAGGATATGTTTGCCGATAAACCAGGGCTTACCCTGTAAAGGTATTTCTTGCCTGGATGCTTTCTGGACAGTCAGAACAAATTGAAAGACAGCGCCTTGTTGCCCATTGCTCTCGGCCCAAATTTTTCCACCGAGAAGTGTGCACAACCTTGTACTGATTGCCATACCGAGTCCGATGTCGCTTTGTGATTTGCGTAAGACATCCGAAAGACTGCTTTCAAATAGGCCGGCCAGTTGCTCTTGGGGAATAGCGGGACCACTGTCTTGCATAGAGAAATAGACAACGTATCCTTCAGATGTCTTCTCTAGCAATTTAGCCGTTATGTAAATCTCACCATTGGTTGTCCGTTGTACTGCATTGGACAGCAAGTTTTGGATCACCTGTTTGACGCGTACCGGATCTGAAACAATAGATGCAGGGATGCTGGGATCTATTGTATAGGACACTTCGATGTTTTTCTGCGAAATCCTGTTAATAACCAGATCAAACGCGTCTTCGATGCAGTCCCGTAAGATAAATGGTTTCTCTACAATTTCGATGTCACCCGCTTCGATATTGGAAAAGTCCATAATATCGTTTGTAATCGACAGCAAAGATTCTCCTGATGAGCGGATTGAGTAGACAAAGTCGCGTTGTTGACCATCTAGCGGCGAGTTATCCAGTTTGCCGGCCATCTCTATGATACCTTGCATGGGTGTCTGGATTTCGACACTCATATTGTTCAAGAAGGCAGACTTGGCCCGGTTTTCAGATTCGGATACTTCTTTGGCAAGCCGGTGCGCATCTTCAGCCAGGCGGAGGTCTTTAGCTTCATCCTCAAGTTGACGCATTTGCAACTGCAGTGCCTGGGTCTTCTTGATAAACTGCTCCCTGTCCTGATAAGTACGCTCTTCGATGAGCGTTTTTATTTTGTTTTCGCGTTCAGAAATTTCACCGAGTAATTTGTCTTTTGTATTCCCGATGACGGCAATAGACCAGATACCGAGTAGTGAGATACTGCGTGAAAACAGATCAAAGGTCTCCAGGTTGATCCCGTGTCTGAACCAGTAGCCGCCGGCAATGAAGAGGGTACAGAGGCAGGCCAACATGAGCGTGTTTTGCCTGTTGCGTACCCAAAGCGATAGAATAAACAAGCTTTGGTACAGTATGCCTCCGGTATTGAATCCGGGCAACAACAGGTCTGCCAAAAAAAGAATGGACGCAAGCAGAATTGCAAAAAATCGAAGACTGCTTTCTCCTATTTGCTGGAGGTTTATCATGGGGCCATTGGCCAAAAGCTGACAAATGATTAGGCAGATGCCTTCAGTATCGGCAGTTTGTCTGAAAGCAGAAGCAACGCCTGCGTCATTTTCTGAATGCTAACCGGTTTTTCTATCCAGGGCAGGTGCTGCAGCGTGCTGTGTGAGTGCGTGTGTTTCTGTTTCAAATCATCGGTCAAAATCACAACTGCAAGGTTTGCATATTCAGCCTGTAATAGCATCGATGATAGCTTTTCTGTATCCATATCAGGCAGATCAGCGTCGAGTAGTAACACGTCAAATGAATTGTCTTGTAACGTTTGGGTGAGCCGCTGAAAATTGGTTACTGCCTGGACTTTGTGTCCAAAACGTGAAAGCATTTTAGATACAATGCGCTGGTCAAAAGCGTTGGTTTCAGCCAGTAAAAACTGCATCGAGGGAAGCTGTGAAAGGGATTGGGCTGATAATTTGTTTGTGGTAGACGAAGATGGTTTGCGGCTTTCTATGGCCGATTCAATTTTTGCAAGCAGGACCGCGTATTTTATTGGCTTCGCACTGGCAATAATTGGTTCTTCAAATTTGACTCGCTTACTGATTGGCAGTAAAGCTATAATCGGAATCTGATGACTTTTTTCTGTTATCCAGTTGTTGAAGGACGGGTCGGCTTTCATCAGCACATGATCTGAAATGACGACATCTGGTGTGTGTCGGAGGTACCACGACTCGTTTCGTGAGGTGCTGTTGGTGCTGTAGGTAACCAGACCGAATTGTTTGAGCTGCTTCGCTAGTGCCGAGCGAAGTGCGGCATTTGACGCATAGAGAAATACCACTTTCCCATTTGCAACCGGAGAACTGGAGCGCCGGCCAGCATGTGGCGCCGCTTTGGTTACCACAGTAAAAAAGAACGTCGATCCTTCGTTTTCTCTACTCTCTACCCAAATCTCGCCTCCCATAATATGGCTGAGTTGGGCGCAAATGGACAGCCCAAGCCCTGTACCACCAAATTTTCGCGTTGTAGAGGCGTCTACCTGCGAGAAAGCATTGAAAAGCCGGCCGATCTTATCTTCCGGGATTCCGATGCCTGTATCTTTGACGGCAAACTGCAAAACAGTCTCATCGGGCGTTGCTGATTTTACACTGGCGGATACAACCACTTCTCCTTCCAGGGTGAACTTGACAGCATTGCCGAGCAAATTGATGAGGATTTGTCTGAGCCGGGTTGAGTCGCCATGAATAAGTTCGGGCACATCAGGCTCAAAATCGTAGACCAACTCTACTCTTTTATGACGAAGCCTGTTGGCTACCAGGCCGCACGCTTCTTCGATACAGGTGTGGAGATTGAAGGTATGCTCGTCGAGCTCAATCTGGCCGGCTTCTATTTTTGAAAAATCGAGGATGTCATTAATAATAGAGAGCAGCGATTCGCCAGACGACCGAATGGTTTGTACAAAGTCTTGTTGCTCTTCATCGAGCCCTGTTTCGAGCAACAGGCTCGCCATGCCGATTACGCCATTCATCGGTGTACGGATTTCGTGGCTCATGTTGGCCAGGAATTCTGATTTTGCCCGTGTCGCTGCTTCCGCTTGCTCTTTGGCGTTTCGTAATTCTTCTTCTTCTTCTTTCCTGCCGGTAATATCTCTGTTGATAGAAACGAGCCCTTTCAGTTTGCCTGTTTTGTCGTAAATGGGTTTGAGGGTACTGTCTCCCCAGATCGGGTCACCCTGTTTATCATAAAGCCAACCCTCATATACACATTGCCCCGTTTTTTTAGCTTCGTCGAGGATGTCTGCAGCGCGTTTGTTGCCAGTTTGGCCGGTATCAAAGAACAGGGAGAAGTGTTGTCCTATGGCTTCTTCGTTGGAGTATCCCGTTATGCGGGCTGCTTCTTTATTCCAGCTTGTAATATGTCCCTGGTGATTGATCGTATAAATTACAAATCCTGTTGTGCCTTCAAGAATCAGGCGAAGGCTTTCGTCTTGCTCTTTCAGCAGGTCTTCTGCCAGGTTGCGCATGGCAATTTGTTCTGCCAGGATTTCCGACAGTGATAACAGGTCTGAATCAGACAGGTCGTGTTTAAAATGCTCAATCTTGAGCGCCGCAATAGAATTCTTAATGTTGTTGAGCACGATGGCCTTTTTGGTCGTTTCGTGCTGCAGAATGGCATTCACCCGGATCAACTCCTGGGTATTCAATTGCATGGAGTCGTGCAAGAACTCCTGTACAACATCATTTTGCTCGTAAGTGGTACTAATCAGTGAAATGAGTTTTGACAATTCATCACTGATTGGTGCATCTTCACCCAGCGTTTTTTGGATCTGACTTATGAGAAGCGGGTGTGGGTGCATCGTGCTGATAGCGGACGTTCGATGAATCGACGCGTCGGTGAGCTGGTGGCTCCTTTTCTGTTGCGAAAACTACGCGCCGGCGCAATATCTCCTATTATCAGCACTACCGTCGGGGAAATTAAGCCCGCCGGGGTCAACTTTATGGTCTTGGTCCGAAAAAATTACCGACAAGCAATCGGTAAGGCCTGTCGGACGTAGTAGTGAGGATCTATTTATTCTTCAGAGGGAGGCACAAGCGTCGCTTCTCCACCCAGGGCCATTTTGCCTCCGCAGTACACATAGATTCGCGCCTTGACAAACTTTCGCTTCTCAATTTTCTCCGCAATTTTTACTTCAACCGTTATTTCGCTGTCAACGGGCACGGGGCGGACAAACTTGGATGAAATGGCAACCGCTACGCTGCCATAGCCAGGAAAGTCTTTGCCAAGAACTTTCGACACCACAGCAAGCAAAAATACGCCATGAACGATGGGGCGCTCAAATTCAGTAGATGCTGCGACATATTCAGGGTCAACGTGAATCGGGTTGTCGTCTCCAGATACTTTTGCAAAGTCGTGTACATCGTCGGCCGAAATAAACCGGGTGAACGAATAGGTATCGCCCACTTGCAGGGATTGGTAGGTATGTTTGATGTCGGCCATAAGATTTAATCAGGGAATAGGTGGTCGGAGACAAGCCGGCAAGCCAGCAGCCGTAAAAAACAAAAACTAACCGGTAAAAACCAGCCTGGGATCCCTGCCTTGTGATGCTCACCAACTTTGGTGATGGATGCGTGGATTTGAGCGCAAGCGGTAGGCAGGTACAAAGAAACCCGGTGTTAAGGCTGCCGTAACACCCTCGCTTTCCCCACTGACCACCCAATTGATGACCACCCCGCGCGAAGGAGACACAGATAAGCCCTTAGCCTCTGGCGTAGTCGCCTGGTTTGAGCAAGCCTTCAGCGAAGAAGCCCGGAAGCTTATGGCAACCTGGGGGCGGCGTTTGATGGTGCTGGGGGTTCTGGCATTTCTCGTCTATCAGCTTTCAGGGGTAGGATGGGCCAATATATGGAAAGACATCCCTACACAACCGCTGTTCTATTTGATTTTTGTAGGGATGTACCTGGGGCTGCCCGTAGCTGAATCGTTTATCTACCGGATGATCTGGGGGGTACCGTTTCGCGATATCTTCCCTGAAATGATCAAGAAAAGGGTCTTTAACAAGGAGATTCTAAACTATTCCGGAGAAGCAAATCTATTTCTCTGGGCAAAGGACAGGCTAGGTAGCTCAGGCCGGCACATTCTGCGTGACATTAAAGACAATACCGTTGTGTCGTCGCTGACATCCATGCTTATTGCGCTAACGTTGCTTAGCACGTTTCTACTCACCGGCGTGATACCGCTTGAATTGGTGTTGGGGAAGGTGCATTGGGGATGGATAATCGGCGGTGGTATTTGTTTGGCCATGCTGATTGCGTTGGCCCTAAGGTTCAGAAAAAGCGTCATTGCCCTGCCGGCATCAATGGTTAGGAAGTTATTCGGGATGCACGTTGGCCGGCTTGTGTTTGTGCAAACGCTGCAAATTCTTCAGTGGATGACGGTAATGCCAGATACGCCCGTAGTGGCGTGGTTTATTCCCCTATCTGCACAAATCGTTGCAAATCAGATTCCGTTTATGCCGTCGAAGGACTTGCTTGTAGCCGCTGCCAGCCCGGCTTTTGCCGGTATGATGGATGTGTCAACTTCCGTGATGGCGAGTATGCTTTTGGTGACGGCAGCACTCGACAAGCTGGTCAACGTTATTCTTTTCAGCTACCTGAGTTTCAAAGGAAAATAGCCAGCTATTTTTTGGTAACTCCGCGTGCCGTATTTTAGGAGCCCACCATCCCCCTCAACCCGTGAAAAAGGCCGGTTAGTGCATTGGCATCGGATTCTGTAGCATACAAAAAGTCGATTAAGGCAATAGGCATAACTTTTTTAGTGTACGCGTTGCTTGTGGCAACACACCTGGGTGAGTTTTGGCCTTTTAGCATTTACCCCATGTTTTCCCAGGCCGGTAATCCCTGGAGCCGATCCATCGTGAGAGACCTGTCGGATTTACCCGATGATGGCGCTGTGCCCTGGCAGACCGTTGATAGCGATGCCTTGCCAGGTAAGCCCGTTGCCCTGACCGAGCATGGCGTTGATCCCATTGACCTTGCCAATTTTGTATCCAAAACGGAAAAATGGGATACGGACCGTGTAGAAGGATTGCGCAACATGTTCAGGGCTGATCAGCTAGCCGGACAAAAGCTGCTGGTATTTCGCGCCGGCGGTGAAATGAATGCACAGGACTCAGTTGTGCTTCATTTCGAGCCATATGTACTCATTCACGAGCAAGGGGCGCAGGTCAATCCCACGCTACCCCGTTAAACCACCAGATACAACGTGTCATTAATTTCCACGATTAGTCGCGAATTATTCGACTTCGAGCGCGAAGAAACGCAGGGCGAACTGGTCTTCTTCAAACTGTTCGAACTGTTCATTATGGGCAGTGCCATCCACATGGCATGGGATTGGGGGTTTTATATTCTGCGTATCAGTGATCTGGTCTTGCCGCTGGGTATTGCCAACTATTTTGATGTATCCATCTTCTTTGGCAATGGCGCTTCGCTCGTGATTGCCGGCCTTATAGCGATACTCTGTGTGCTCGGCTTTTTTCGAATCAACAAGTATTCGTATCTGGCGGCGTTTCTGTTATTTCACCTGCAATTTGCCACGCGGTATACATTGGGTGAAATCCCGCATAGCTCGAATGTGGTAGGCATGACCGTGTTGGGATTTGCCACGGCAATGCTTGTGTTCTCCGACGCTCGTGTGCGCCGGCGTTTCACGATGGGATATACCTACTTCTTTGTTGGACTCGGGTATTTCATGGCTGCAATTTGCAAACTGATTGGTACCGGTATTTTCTGGTCTGATGGTCGCCATCTCTGGATCTGGATCCACGAAAAGGCAGTGGATGCCATGGGGTACACGGGCCTGCTGAATTATAACTTCCTACAGGAAATTGCACTGAGTAGCGTTTCTTTCGCCACCATCATTCTCACAATCGGGTTGCTTTCTGAATTTTTTGCCTGGGCTATGTGGTGGCGCAAATTTCGCATGGTAACCTTATTTGCTGTACTTGCTTTGCACATGGGGATTTATCTGGTAATGAACATCATGTTCTGGCACACCTTCTGGGAGCTTATCTTGCTGGCTTTACCATGGGCAAAATGGATTGATATGGTGCTGGCAAACAGAACCAATAAATTGCAGTCGATGGCGTTATTTGCCCGGTAATGCGTTTCCAATTGGCGTAAGGATGTCGGGGTCTTAACTGCTGTATGATTTATGCGATACCTCTTCGGTAACGTATAACGCAGTTAGTAAAAGTGAGATGGCAGATAAGTCTCCAGTTTTGGCGCGCCCCCATATCCCAAAAGCGTCCACGCGTCTTGACGCGCCTGATGAAGCGATCGCAGATATCCGTGCGCAACTTGATACCACCAGGCTCGCCGGCGTCATGTTATGTTGTGCAACGTCATATGATTTTGACGCGCTGGGGCCGGCCATAGCATCTGCATTTGATTGTCCTGTATTGGCTGTAGCTTCTGAGGGAGAGCTACATTTTGGCCACGATCAGCATAGCATCATTGGAGTTGGTTTTCCTTCAGCCTTGTTCGACGTGCAAGCGATGCACGCCTGGCCTGTGGCAAGTACGATGCAGGCTGCTACGGCCTTAAAAGCCCACGATGGTGGCATGCTGGATCAACAGGATCACCTCGGACTGGTTTGTTTTGATGGACGATCCGAGCTGCGCGAACCCTTGTTGTCGATGGGGGCAGTTTTTGATCAGCTCACTTTAGCCGGCGCAGCTTCGGGTTTGGTAAACGGGCATGGTAGTGTATATGCAGCCGGCAGTTTTCAGGAAAACTACGCAGCCTGTATGGTGCTGATGTCGCATGTACGTTTTGAGCCTTTTTCGATCGAAATTGAATTGTCGGATCTGAACGCTGTTGATTATCAGTTACTGGTTGATGCCCTCAAAAAGCGTATGCCCGATATTTTGTTTACCCTCGGGTTTGAAGATCTACAATACAGACATCAACCATGCGCATCTACAATGGATATTTCAAGTGCCTTGAATACGCTTAACATGAGTGGATTTAGCACCACGGCACAGTTGGTTGGGCGTGAAGTCCGGTCCCGAGGTGTTTCTGGTATCGTTTTTGGCGCTTAGAACAGGCCCAGCTTTTTAGAGTCGGCGATGTATTGATCGAATGCCTGTTGCATTTGCGGCGTCAGTTGAAAGCGAGGGTGTGCAAAGAGGTTGCGGCGGATATATTTGTACCAGATGTACCGGAGCGTATCCATAGGCGTGTTGCGCATGCGGCGCAGAAAATGATCCACTTCCCACGTATTGGATCCATGAAAAGCACGGATGTAGAGGTAAGACTGATCTTCGGGCAGTTGCACGTACGACCGGTTTAGCCATTCGTTGACGTATACAGTATCCTCGGTGCGTGGAAGTGCAGGATAGCGAATGGCGTCATCACGGCGGTGCATGATGGTTGGCGGAACGCCATTGGGTAACAGACCGATGTAAGGTCGGTTGAAGTATGGCGTCTTGTCTACATGCATGAGGGTGCCGGCCAACGCGCAGGCATCAAATCCTTTCTGGAGCACATCAACCTGTATCTGGATGCGGTCTGGATGATACCAGTCATCATCGTCCCACTGTGGAATAATGAACTCACCGGTTGCCATATCCAGGGCATCGTTGCGGAGTACGCCGAGGATCAGATCTGGTGTACGCTCAATTTTTTTATAACGTACCTCTTCATCGGGCAGGCCTTCCAATAGCGCAGCCATGGACGTGTTGCCATTGTCGAGAATAACCAGCTCCTTGTTTGGATAGGTTTGCTGTTGATAACACCAGATCGCGCGTGCGCAGAGTTCTACCCTGTCGGCGGTTACCATTACACAGCTTACTTTAGGCAGGTGGGAAGGCATAAATGCTGGTGAAAAATATCAGGGATGCAACTAACGCAAGCCACATACGCACGAACAGGGTATTGTGTGCCTGTATTGTGCTGCAGAGATACCATCTTTTATCAGATTTGTCACCATTAACAGGTCTGGTGCGTATAGGTAGGTGACCTGAAAAGTGTGCAATCATGATACGGCTTGTTCATCATAGTGGCCGAAATTAAGACAAGGCCCAGCACTGTAGTACCCAGTTTAGAATATTGCTTAAAATTTTTTATAAGTACTTATTTTATAATGTTTTATATTGTGTTGTTTGATTATTGAAAGTACCAAAAAAGCCGGCAGATCTTTTTTGATTGTTGTGCTGTAGAACCTAGATGGTACCTATGTTGCATTCATCAGGGAGACCCTAACTCATCAGGAGGTTTCCCAATGCCACTAAAATTGATGCTGTTTTTCGTCTTTCTAATAGCGCTTGTTAGCTTGTTTACCACATCATCCGACCACGTTCGCTACCAGGATGGTGTACTAATCGATGACTTCGAAAACTACACTGAAGGTGGTTTGCCGACGCAGTGGAAGTATATCGAAGGGAGAAAACTGGTTTGGGTTGAGGATCGTCACATGCGACCGAACGAACGTTTTTATGTAGTTCGCGAGGGCAGCAATAAATTTTTGCGCGCTTACTCTAACAGTGAAGCAGTACATCTTTCCATGGCGAACGATCGTGATGGATTCGATTGGGATCTGCGGACGCATCCATACCTTTCCTGGGAGTGGCGTGCCAATGAGTTGCCTAGCGGCGCGCGCGAGGACAAGACCCGGTTGAACGATGCAGGGCTTGGACTATACGTCTTTTTTGACATGAAAGGGCGTCTGATCAAAAAGCCGGAGGCCATCAAATATACATATAGCAGCACGTTGCCTGTTGGCACGATCCTGAAACAGGACAGGCTGCGCGTAATTGTTGTTGCCTCGGGCACACAAGATGCCGGCCGCTGGATGAAAGTTGAACGCAATGTCATGGATGATTACCGCCGTGCTTTCAAAAACGAACCGCCTAACCGCCCCCATTCGATTCGCCTGTGGAGTGACTCTGATAATACGCGCCAGGTGGGAGAAGGTGATTTTGACAACATCAAGTTGCTTGAGCCGCGTTAGGCGTCAACATAATGTGTTAGTCAGCAATAGCTGCGCTTAAATATTGAAAAGGGAGATGGGAAGAACGGAGGGGCTTGATCCTGATAATTCTGGGCAAGCCGTCAAATCCATCTTCTCATCTTCCTTTGTTTTTAAAAGCCATGTATGGGAATTGGGTGTGCAAATCCGTATGATCTGGTGTTGTACTTGTCCCTACCCCCAGGAGGAAGATGGACCGTATTTTTCAGGCGTTACGCCCTTTTATCAGATTTGTAGCTGAACACAGCATCTGGATACTACTTGTTGCCCTGGCACTGTCATTTTTTGGGTTTCAGCAGGCGCGGCAACTCAGTGTGGATACCGATTTTTCCAAATTGATTCCCCCGGAATATCCCAGTGT harbors:
- a CDS encoding ATP-binding protein codes for the protein MHPHPLLISQIQKTLGEDAPISDELSKLISLISTTYEQNDVVQEFLHDSMQLNTQELIRVNAILQHETTKKAIVLNNIKNSIAALKIEHFKHDLSDSDLLSLSEILAEQIAMRNLAEDLLKEQDESLRLILEGTTGFVIYTINHQGHITSWNKEAARITGYSNEEAIGQHFSLFFDTGQTGNKRAADILDEAKKTGQCVYEGWLYDKQGDPIWGDSTLKPIYDKTGKLKGLVSINRDITGRKEEEEELRNAKEQAEAATRAKSEFLANMSHEIRTPMNGVIGMASLLLETGLDEEQQDFVQTIRSSGESLLSIINDILDFSKIEAGQIELDEHTFNLHTCIEEACGLVANRLRHKRVELVYDFEPDVPELIHGDSTRLRQILINLLGNAVKFTLEGEVVVSASVKSATPDETVLQFAVKDTGIGIPEDKIGRLFNAFSQVDASTTRKFGGTGLGLSICAQLSHIMGGEIWVESRENEGSTFFFTVVTKAAPHAGRRSSSPVANGKVVFLYASNAALRSALAKQLKQFGLVTYSTNSTSRNESWYLRHTPDVVISDHVLMKADPSFNNWITEKSHQIPIIALLPISKRVKFEEPIIASAKPIKYAVLLAKIESAIESRKPSSSTTNKLSAQSLSQLPSMQFLLAETNAFDQRIVSKMLSRFGHKVQAVTNFQRLTQTLQDNSFDVLLLDADLPDMDTEKLSSMLLQAEYANLAVVILTDDLKQKHTHSHSTLQHLPWIEKPVSIQKMTQALLLLSDKLPILKASA
- a CDS encoding ATP-binding protein, encoding MINLQQIGESSLRFFAILLASILFLADLLLPGFNTGGILYQSLFILSLWVRNRQNTLMLACLCTLFIAGGYWFRHGINLETFDLFSRSISLLGIWSIAVIGNTKDKLLGEISERENKIKTLIEERTYQDREQFIKKTQALQLQMRQLEDEAKDLRLAEDAHRLAKEVSESENRAKSAFLNNMSVEIQTPMQGIIEMAGKLDNSPLDGQQRDFVYSIRSSGESLLSITNDIMDFSNIEAGDIEIVEKPFILRDCIEDAFDLVINRISQKNIEVSYTIDPSIPASIVSDPVRVKQVIQNLLSNAVQRTTNGEIYITAKLLEKTSEGYVVYFSMQDSGPAIPQEQLAGLFESSLSDVLRKSQSDIGLGMAISTRLCTLLGGKIWAESNGQQGAVFQFVLTVQKASRQEIPLQGKPWFIGKHILVVDDNVNVRRFLNHQLKNWGMQTTVFANGPEAMRWYAAGHVCDLALIDLDMPVLDGLTLAHQMRQSNKDLPIVLMPMIGSRVTDAVLSGVLPKPLKQQRLYDQINAILSLKSTTEAEFIDLTKNKTQKL
- a CDS encoding MaoC family dehydratase; translation: MADIKHTYQSLQVGDTYSFTRFISADDVHDFAKVSGDDNPIHVDPEYVAASTEFERPIVHGVFLLAVVSKVLGKDFPGYGSVAVAISSKFVRPVPVDSEITVEVKIAEKIEKRKFVKARIYVYCGGKMALGGEATLVPPSEE
- a CDS encoding FIST N-terminal domain-containing protein, giving the protein MADKSPVLARPHIPKASTRLDAPDEAIADIRAQLDTTRLAGVMLCCATSYDFDALGPAIASAFDCPVLAVASEGELHFGHDQHSIIGVGFPSALFDVQAMHAWPVASTMQAATALKAHDGGMLDQQDHLGLVCFDGRSELREPLLSMGAVFDQLTLAGAASGLVNGHGSVYAAGSFQENYAACMVLMSHVRFEPFSIEIELSDLNAVDYQLLVDALKKRMPDILFTLGFEDLQYRHQPCASTMDISSALNTLNMSGFSTTAQLVGREVRSRGVSGIVFGA
- a CDS encoding glycosyltransferase family 2 protein, producing MPSHLPKVSCVMVTADRVELCARAIWCYQQQTYPNKELVILDNGNTSMAALLEGLPDEEVRYKKIERTPDLILGVLRNDALDMATGEFIIPQWDDDDWYHPDRIQIQVDVLQKGFDACALAGTLMHVDKTPYFNRPYIGLLPNGVPPTIMHRRDDAIRYPALPRTEDTVYVNEWLNRSYVQLPEDQSYLYIRAFHGSNTWEVDHFLRRMRNTPMDTLRYIWYKYIRRNLFAHPRFQLTPQMQQAFDQYIADSKKLGLF
- a CDS encoding DUF3047 domain-containing protein codes for the protein MPLKLMLFFVFLIALVSLFTTSSDHVRYQDGVLIDDFENYTEGGLPTQWKYIEGRKLVWVEDRHMRPNERFYVVREGSNKFLRAYSNSEAVHLSMANDRDGFDWDLRTHPYLSWEWRANELPSGAREDKTRLNDAGLGLYVFFDMKGRLIKKPEAIKYTYSSTLPVGTILKQDRLRVIVVASGTQDAGRWMKVERNVMDDYRRAFKNEPPNRPHSIRLWSDSDNTRQVGEGDFDNIKLLEPR